The following DNA comes from Marichromatium purpuratum 984.
CGCTGGGGCGCGAGGCGGTCGACTTCGTCGCCGAGCCCAAGCTCGACGGACTGGCGATCAATCTCACCTATGAGGATGGGGTGCTGACCCGTGCCGCCACCCGCGGCGACGGCCGTCGGGGCGAGGACGTCACCGCCCAGGTGCGGACCGTGCGCAGCGTGCCGCTGCGGCTGCGCGGTGCCGACTGGCCGCGCCTGCTCGAGGTACGCGGCGAGATCGTGCTGCCGACCGAGGGCTTCGCCCGGCTCAACGCGCGGATGCGCGAGAGCGGCCAGCGCACCTTCGCCAACCCACGCAACGCCGCCGCCGGCAGCCTCCGTCAGCTCGACCCCGCGGTCACCGCGACCCGACCGCTGGCCTTCGTCTGCTACGGCTTCGGCGCGGTCGAGGGCGGGCCGGCGTGCGCGACCCAGTTCCAGATGCTGCAGGCGTTGCGCGACTGGGGACTGCCGCTCTCGCCGCAGCTCGAACGGGTGAGCGGGCTGGACGGCTGCGATGCCTATCAGCGTCGCATCGGCGCGCAGCGCGAACAGCTGCCCTATGACATCGACGGGGTGGTGTTCAAGGTCGACGCGCTGGCCGACCAGCAGGCCCTCGGCTTCGTCGCCCGCGCGCCGCGCTGGGCGATCGCCTTCAAGTACCCGGCCCAAGAGGCGCTCACCCGGGTCGAGGCGGTCGAGTTCCAGGTCGGGCGCACCGGCGCCGTCACCCCGGTGGCGCGGCTCGCCCCGGTCCAGGTCGGCGGCGTCACGGTTGCCAACGCGACCCTGCACAACATGGACGAGGTGGTGCGCAAGGACGTGCGTATCGGCGACACCGTCTATGTGCGGCGTGCCGGGGATGTCATCCCCGAGGTGGTGCGGGTGCTGGTCGAGCGCCGTCCCGCCGACGCCAAGGCGGTGGCGCTGCCCGCGCACTGTCCGGTGTGCGGTGCCGATGTCGTCCGTCCCGAGGGCGAGGCGGTGGCGCGCTGCTCCGGCGGGCTCTATTGCCCGGCGCAGCGCAAGGAGGCGCTCAAGCACTTCGCCTCGCGTCGCGCGCTCGACATCGAGGGGCTGGGCGACAAGCTGATCGATCAGCTCGTCGAGCGCGAGCTGGTGCACGGACCGGCCGATCTGTTCCGGCTCGATCAGGCGCAGCTCGCCGGACTCGAACGCATGGGCGAGAAGTCGGCGGCGAACCTGATCG
Coding sequences within:
- the ligA gene encoding NAD-dependent DNA ligase LigA yields the protein MNPPDSARARAEALRAELLHHNYRYYVLDDPEIPDDAYDRLLRELLALEAEYPELVGPDSPTQRVGAEPLAAFAEVEHRLPMLSLDNAKSAEELAAFTARVGKALGREAVDFVAEPKLDGLAINLTYEDGVLTRAATRGDGRRGEDVTAQVRTVRSVPLRLRGADWPRLLEVRGEIVLPTEGFARLNARMRESGQRTFANPRNAAAGSLRQLDPAVTATRPLAFVCYGFGAVEGGPACATQFQMLQALRDWGLPLSPQLERVSGLDGCDAYQRRIGAQREQLPYDIDGVVFKVDALADQQALGFVARAPRWAIAFKYPAQEALTRVEAVEFQVGRTGAVTPVARLAPVQVGGVTVANATLHNMDEVVRKDVRIGDTVYVRRAGDVIPEVVRVLVERRPADAKAVALPAHCPVCGADVVRPEGEAVARCSGGLYCPAQRKEALKHFASRRALDIEGLGDKLIDQLVERELVHGPADLFRLDQAQLAGLERMGEKSAANLIAALDRARSTDLARFVYALGIREVGESTARALARGFGSLDALMAAREGDFVQRRGVRGIGPVTAAALAAALADAADPTSGVTPVDWLLGLGVRGLTQPRAEALVEHFGTLEALRAADAEDLRAETRSLIEGIGPVVAAHIVAFFAQPHNREAIAALREVGVHWPEQGAAEADDAPVEPAARPLAGLTLVITGTLSRPRPEIKAWVESLGARVSSSLSGKTDYLLAGEAAGSKLARARDLGVEVIDEAGLEALIGGAG